In Paroedura picta isolate Pp20150507F chromosome 6, Ppicta_v3.0, whole genome shotgun sequence, one genomic interval encodes:
- the LOC143840537 gene encoding olfactory receptor 52I2-like, whose protein sequence is MALHSNSSASTFFLRGIPGLESAHLWLGLPFCCMYVVALFGNSVVLLAIRLDHTLHSPMFYFLGMLGVIDVVMATSVVPKMLDIFWRGSPKIDSRACLAQMFLIHSMTAMESGVLLAMAFDRYVAIGHPLRYEAILTPPRVAHIGLAILLRGVLFMAPLSWMVSGLPFCASRWVPHSYCEHLAVVKLACADPTASRLYALAGSTLIVGSDSVFIAVSYGLVVSAVMKLSGRTERLKAFSTCSSHLCVMLLYYLPGMASIYIQGFPHRAPPHVQVLLADLYLSLPPTLNPLIYSLQMKQVRRALCRVFPLVRHAAG, encoded by the coding sequence ATGGCTTTGCACTCCAACTCCAGCGCATCTACGTTCTTCCTGAGGGGCATCCCGGGGCTTGAATCTGCCCACCTGTGGCTGGGCCTCCCCTTCTGCTGCATGTACGTCGTGGCCCTTTTCGGAAACTCTGTTGTCCTGTTGGCCATCCGACTGGACCACACCCTGCATAGCCCCATGTTCTACTTCCTAGgcatgctgggagtgatcgacgTGGTCATGGCTACATCCGTGGTGCCCAAAATGCTGGACATCTTCTGGAGGGGCTCTCCGAAGATCGACTCCAGGGCCTGCCTTGCCCAGATGTTTCTCATCCATTCCATGACGGCGATGGAGTCGGGGGTCTTGTTGGCCATGGCCTTTGACCGCTACGTCGCCATCGGCCACCCGCTGAGATACGAGGCCATCTtgactcccccaagggtggctcACATCGGCCTGGCCATTCTGCTCAGAGGGGTCCTGTTCATGGCGCCCTTGAGCTGGATGGTGAGCGGCTTGCCCTTCTGCGCTTCCCGGTGGGTCCCCCATTCCTACTGCGAGCACCTGGCAGTCGTGAAGCTGGCCTGTGCCGATCCCACAGCCAGCCGCCTCTACGCCCTGGCGGGGTCCACCCTGATTGTGGGGAGTGACTCCGTTTTCATTGCCGTTTCTTACGGGTTGGTTGTCAGCGCCGTGATGAAGCTGAGTGGGAGGACAGAGCGGCTCAAGGCCTTCAGCACCTGCTCCTCACACCTGTGTGTGATGCTGCTGTATTACCTGCCCGGGATGGCTTCCATTTACATCCAGGGCTTTCCTCACCGGGCACCGCCTCACGTCCAGGTCCTGCTGGCAGACCTCTACCTCAGCCTCCCGCCCACGCTGAACCCCCTCATCTACAGCCTCCAAATGAAACAGGTGCGCAGGGCACTCTGCAGGGTCTTCCCTTTGGTCAGGCATGCGGCGGGGTGA
- the LOC143840538 gene encoding olfactory receptor 52M1-like — MPKPSNECFIPSAFLLTGIPQLEAAHVWFSVPFCLVYLVAVVGNGTILFIVKAEASLHQPMYLFLSMLAAIDLVLSSCTMPKLLSIFWLDDREIGFHMCLLQMFVIHSFATIESGIFLAMAFDRYVAICAPLRHKAILTHPVVAKMGLGAALRGFLYICPLPLLTRRYTHFHTNVIAHSYCEHMAVVMLSCEDISISNLYGMIIGFLVLIVDSLCIGWSYWLIFRAVMNLATAEARLKAFSTCSSHICAILAFYIPIAVSSLTHRFGRHVPPPAHILLANFYLIITPVLNPIVYAVRTKEIRRRLAKMCSCGRRDAKSLV, encoded by the coding sequence ATGCCCAAGCCCTCCAATGAATGCTTTATCCCCTCCGCCTTCCTCCTCACCGGCATCCCTCAGCTGGAGGCTGCCCACGTGTGGTTCTCCGTCCCCTTCTGCCTCGTGTACCTTGTGGCCGTGGTGGGGAACGGCACCATCCTCTTCATCGTCAAGGCCGAGGCCAGCCTCCACCAGCCCATGTACCTCTTCCTCTCCATGTTGGCCGCCATCGACCTGGTCCTCTCTTCCTGCACCATGCCCAAGTTGCTCAGCATCTTCTGGCTGGACGACCGAGAGATCGGCTTCCACATGTGCCTGCTGCAGATGTTTGTCATCCACTCCTTCGCCACCATTGAATCCGGGATCTTCCTGGCCATGGCTTTTGATCGGTACGTTGCTATCTGTGCTCCTCTGAGACACAAGGCTATTTTGACACATCCGGTTGTTGCCAAGATGGGACTGGGGGCCGCCCTGAGGGGCTTCCTGTATATCTGTCCACTTCCGTTGCTTACCAGGCGGTACACGCACTTCCACACCAACGTCATCGCACATTCCTATTGTGAGCACATGGCTGTGGTCATGCTCTCCTGCGAGGACATTTCCATCAGCAACCTTTATGGGATGATCATTGGCTTCTTGGTGCTCATCGTTGACTCTCTGTGCATTGGATGGTCCTACTGGCTCATCTTCCGAGCCGTGATGAACCTGGCCACTGCGGAGGCCCGTCTTAAGGCCTTCAGCACGTGCTCCTCACACATCTGCGCCATCCTGGCTTTCTACATCCCTATTGCGGTGTCCTCCCTGACGCACCGGTTTGGCCGCCATGTGCCCCCGCCAGCCCATATCCTCCTGGCCAACTTCTACCTCATCATCACACCTGTCTTGAACCCCATCGTCTACGCAGTCCGGACCAAAGAGATCCGACGGAGGCTGGCCAAGATGTGCTCCTGTGGCAGAAGAGATGCCAAAAGCCTtgtttga